Proteins encoded together in one Musa acuminata AAA Group cultivar baxijiao chromosome BXJ3-6, Cavendish_Baxijiao_AAA, whole genome shotgun sequence window:
- the LOC103987982 gene encoding long chain base biosynthesis protein 2a yields MVRLPYLTALTTLFSYGLLFAFGQLRDFFRKLIDWSKSKGKDLKGYAPICLGLEDFYTRRLYLRIQDCFSRPIASAPDAWIDVVERYSNDHNKTLHRTSNTTKCLNLGSYNYLGFAAADEYCTPLVIESLKKYSASTCSVRVDGGTTNLHTELEELVARFVGKPAAILFGMGYVTNSAIIPALVGKGGLIISDSLNHNSIVNGARGSGASVRVFQHNSPSHLEEVLREQIAEGQPRTHRPWKKIIVIVEGIYSMEGELCNLPEIIAVCKKYKAYTYLDEAHSIGAVGKSGRGVCELLGVDTADVDIMMGTFTKSFGSCGGYIAASKEIIQYLKHTCPAHLYATSMSPPAVQQVISAIKVILGEDGSNRGAQKLASIRQNSNFFRSELQKMGFEVLGDNDSPVMPIMLYNPAKIPAFSRECLRRNVAVVTVAFPATPLLLARARICISASHTREDLMKGLDVISKVGDLVGIKYFPAEPPKHVEQDKKTL; encoded by the exons GGGTATGCCCCCATCTGCTTAGGGCTCGAAGATTTCTACACCCGCCGGCTCTATCTCCGGATTCAG GATTGTTTTAGCCGACCAATTGCGAGTGCACCAGATGCTTGGATCGATGTAGTTGAGCGTTACTCTAATGACCATAACAAGACGCTACA CCGGACCTCAAATACTACCAAGTGCCTAAATCTGGGATCATACAACTACCTTGGATTTGCAGCAGCAGATGAATACTGTACACCCCTTGTTATCGAGTCTCTGAAGAAATACTCAGCCAGTACCTGCAGCGTTCGTGTCGATGGCG GGACGACAAACCTTCACACCGAGCTGGAGGAACTAGTTGCAAGATTTGTGGGAAAACCAGCTGCTATACTTTTTGGTATGGGTTATGTGACAAACTCTGCAATTATTCCCGCTCTGGTAGGGAAG GGGGGACTGATCATTAGTGATTCTTTGAACCATAACTCTATTGTCAATGGTGCCCGAGGATCTGGTGCATCAGTACGCGTTTTCCAGCACAATA GCCCCTCACATTTGGAAGAGGTGCTGAGAGAGCAGATAGCTGAGGGTCAGCCGCGGACGCATAGACCCTGGAAAAAGATAATTGTTATTGTTGAGGGCATCTATAGCATGGAAGGAGAACTCTGCAATCTTCCTGAAATCATAGCAGTCTGCAAAAAATATAAG GCATACACCTACTTGGATGAGGCTCACAGCATTGGTGCTGTTGGAAAATCAGGCAGAGGTGTGTGTGAACTCCTAGGAGTCGATACAGCTGACGTGGACATCATGATGGGAAcatttacaaaatcatttggaTCTTGTGGGGGCTACATTGCAGCATCAAAG GAAATCATTCAGTATCTGAAGCACACTTGTCCTGCTCATCTGTATGCTACTTCCATGTCACCACCTGCTGTGCAGCAAGTTATATCTGCAATTAAGGTTATCCTTGGTGAAGATGGTTCAAATAGAG GAGCTCAGAAACTTGCAAGCATCCGTCAAAATAGCAACTTCTTCAGGTCAGAACTTCAGAAAATGGGATTTGAGGTTCTTGGTGATAATGATTCTCCAGTAATGCCAATAATGCTTTACAACCCAGCTAAGATCCCAGCATTTTCAAGGGAATGCCTTAGACGGAAT GTTGCGGTTGTGACCGTTGCATTCCCTGCAACACCTCTTCTTCTTGCAAGAGCTCGAATCTGCATATCTGCTTCACACACCAGAGAAGACCTGATGAAAGGGCTGGAT GTTATCAGCAAAGTTGGAGACCTTGTGGGCATCAAGTACTTCCCTGCAGAACCTCCCAAGCATGTGGAGCAGGACAAGAAGACACTGTAG